Within Hydractinia symbiolongicarpus strain clone_291-10 chromosome 11, HSymV2.1, whole genome shotgun sequence, the genomic segment tttagttttgtcttaatttttatattattattttatattataagcTCCTATAACCTATAAATGCCACAGTACCCTTGTGGTATTTGTGGCAATTCTGTAAGTTCTAATCACAAAGCTGTACAATGTGATTATTGTAACAAATGGATCCATAATCGTTGTAATGGCCTTGCTAATAGTGATTATATCTCCCTACAAAATTCCACTGATtgttgtgtttatatatatatattcttgaaTCAAAATTCATTGTTTATGTTAGTCCGTAAAATGTAACTTGTCATGTGTAGTGTTACCATTTATCGTTATGCCTTGTTTATTCATTTCTTTACTCACTTGTCCAGTCCCGTGTCTCATTGTCTCGTACGTCCCACTTGTATTGTATCATTATGTTTCATCTTAGCTATACGTATTGTTTAATTGTTAATTGTTACTTGATCGTGTCATTAGGGATTTCATGTCAATTACTTTATAAtacgttttttttacattttcattcATTCCGTCAAATCACAAAAACTGAGCAGTCACAAAATAACTTTATACAAAAAGCGTTGTTTGGAGAAAAAGAAAGCGGCGTTCAGGTTAGTCTGGGAAATTAACAGTGCGGATGATTCTTACTGCCAGGGGAAATTTCGctctgtgtttttttattctttgctATCCATCTTTATTGATTAATATAAAAACTACTCAAAATAATTAATGATTGCTTTTTCATTTAGAGTTCTTGTATTAGTAACAAATTTGATGCATTTCAGCAAAAAATAGCAAGGAAGTAAAGTTTCTATTCTAGCTAAAGTTGCAGAAAACGTTCACCACACGGCTCAAATTCGCGAAGATTATGTTCATGTTCATATGgcgattttttaaacattttaaagtttttagtaaaaaattatttttgcgaatCTACTAGcacttttttttgcaatttttatttattttaggcctgctcaacctcgttcccagggcattttgccttgttgataaagctGATAGCCACTCcgaaataacggctcaggggccacaagaccctggggacgaggatgaggCCTGCTGAGATAAAGCTTTTAATCGAACTTTGCTTAACcgagagaaaacaaaaaaacattaatttcaAGGGAATTTTTGCGCGgacttaattttgcaaataaagaaagaatttgcgaaaattaatctttGCTAAATAAATCAACTTAATGTAGTCGGGGATTTAGTTAGTAGTTAGTGGGGAAACTTATAGCCGATGCTTTCCTCCAAATGtcaaaattagtcattttgccCCGTTTTTTATTCCATAAGTCAAATTAAATCTTAATAGttggatttttttaacttaactaGTTGATTACTTTTACTTAGCTACAACAACATTTTACAGAAGTAGAACTAAACAAGACCGTTACAGAGGCGGGACAATATCGTTTTTTATTCCTCCTCATTCTTAAAACCATAAAACAACACATTGTTTTGTTACAACTCACCAAAGAATAATTACACACTACAAAAGTTGAAGTTTCGTTCTAGAAAACTGTCAAAACTTGTACAGAAcataatacaaaatatatatattcaaatATAAATTAGAAACGAGAATAttgcataatatatatatatacatataatataAATGAATTAAGCGTAATGGTAATTTCTTACAAATTACCGAACTGAGTATTTATATACTAATAACAATTTATGGAAGAGTATAACATTTGTACCTTCGTTACTTGTTCTACTTTTGTGTccgtagaaaatttttttttatcttactttaTACATCTAATTGACCTGTTGATGACCTATTGATGTGTCGATTAATTATCTTCATCCTCAGTCGTCTGGTTGCGGTTTAGACCCTAGATATCGACAAATTTTTGTTCGTTGTTTGCTCGTTTGGTTTTATCTACGTTACATAAATATTCCTTACACCTTTTTATGAGAAATAGCATTGTAAATGgatgttagaaaaatatcgattattattattattgttattattactattattaaattaattttcaaaactcTGCAGCGTTTGCGTAGACACTTTATCGGTTAAAATTTCGTCAGTTAGAAATGACGATTTTTTTTTGCAGGTGacgaaaatttttttctgaCGAAATTAATAAGCTAGGAATATTTTTTGCATGACATACGTCAAAAAAGATCTAATTTTGGACTCGAAGTAGTGGACAACATTAAAGAAGAAAGTCCCCCAATTAAAGCAAATTCTGATGACTGACATCAAATATAAATGAAGACACAGGTTGCATTGTAATTGATGCTAATTGATGTTGAATAAAATACTGAATCTTTTCCCCCTTCAAATATACCCGACCAATAGAATTCGGTAAGAAGTGACAATTTCTTTCGTAGGTAACGAACATTTTTACCGACGAAATTAATGACCGACGGATTTTTCACCGATAAGGTATATAGGCCACATAAAAAACACTAGTTGTTCATTCTAGCAGGCACGCAATATGGAACAACCATAATATGGCTGAAAAAGAccgaccatttttaaaaattggtcaagctgatgtcagcaacaattaACCTCTTCCAATTTGACCAAATAACTAAAGATCTAAGTCCTATAAAACAGTAACCATaaagacatttttttgtaatattattatttttaaacattttttcttcagGCTGTAATGGTATAGTGTTCGCGCTGTCAACTTGTAACCATAAGGTTGCAGGTTTAAGTCTTCACTCaggcgcactttaaatgtagtgaTGTTAGCTAAAATGGAACCATCCACTCACCGCCAATTgacttgtgtggcaggcaaccAAGTTGGAGCAATGATATACGTTTCTTTAGCGGGTAATGTAACTTAGTTGCCGTCAGAGGGGAAGAATGGTTCCGTTACTAACTTACTTACTTAATTTTTGAGACAAAGAAGACCCAAAAACTTCGACTAGTAGCGTGTCATTTTACGACGTTTACGGTTCAAGAACTAATTGACACGGGTGAGCTTTTAAAAACCTTTGAGCCCTTCAAAAGTTAAAACCACTAGCCTTGCTCTGGTCACACGTACGAAAAAAAATTCTAGAATTAAGCATTATTTCACAAACCACTTTTGTAAAGTTAAAATCTCCATATGTTGGGAGTGACTTACAAATCGAAACATCAATTTGTCGTTTAACGTTAGATTGACGATCAACGCACACATTGAAAGCTATTTAAtgttcaaaaaaaatgaaacagaagACCCGTTCCACcaaagaaaaacgaaaaccaTGCTAACGTTGATGTAAAAGTAATGCGACCAATCTTAAAGCAAACGGGACTTGCAGAACAGTACGACACAAACATCTGTAATTGGCGACGATCTTTGAAAATATGACCTTCCTTCCAATCCTCACTCGTTGTATTGTTGATTTTAgcagatatcgctaaatataataataaattatttacGTCCTGTACACAAATCAAAACTTTACATTACAATAGGGTTGCCAAAAAAAACCGCACAAAAATCATTTATAttctaaatttgaaaatttttagaaGCAAATGAAGAGTTACTATTAACAAAACGTAAtaataaaatactttaaaagaaagaacaattatatatacaattttttaaataatttagaaaaaaacagtattttgGGTCCtaattttaggagattttaggagGTAAGGTGTGTCCAACTTTCACTAATAAAAATGTACACAGGTAAATTGCAAAAACAACAGCccagtttataaaaaataatgtacCGCCTTAAAATTGTAACAGGTAGGACCATTTTGAATCTACAGGTGGCTTAACCTAAGGGAGCTAAGTACGGTAGTGCAATGTGGCCCTCAAATTAAAGTTTTCCAATAGCAGTGTTTAAACAAGTAATTAATCCAATTCACATTTTTTGTTCTGGAAGAAAGCAATTTATTGGTTTTAAGGTAGTGCGAAACTTATAAGAGACGACTCCTCCTAGGTGCAAGTTATTTTTTGGCgtaaatttttacataaattcGCATTAATAAGTTCCGCACTTCTTTATTCTGCATGCTTTTATTCGTGCACTTTTTATAAGACAAACAAAAGCAAACGATATTTATAATGAATTTTCCCGTTAGTATAGCGATGTCGATTTACAACGAACGaaatatttcgaaatatttatttatctgtTTAGCTACTCTTTCATTGACTTACTTACATGCACATGTACTTGTAATATATGCTGCACATGCGCATGGGTAGATGAAAAGAAATACATGCAATGCAAAATAGGTgccaaaatatgtcttcttgaTCACTTCGTCATGTCCAAATTTATgcaaagcaacaacaacaaaaccaaTAATGACAGTGATACCAAAAATTAACCAATGAAGGAGAAACCATGTTGAATAAGCATCCGTTGTCTCTTTTACAATGAGACGTAACTCTTTATGAATTTTTATGACATCGTCGATAGTTTCTCCTGTTAACGTTTTTATTCTTCGCAATGTGTCTGCAGCAAACGCTCCTACATAAAACACAAAACACACAGTTCCTTCTACCATGCAAATTAACAATAAGAAATAGCATAATAAAGGCTGAGTGTTTGATAGTTAACTATACATGCATTTGATATTAAAAACTTAACAAAAAATGGTTTTAAAGATTTCATACCTACTGCAAATGATGAACACGAGAAAGCATATAGCGATACAATGGCAACCCACTCTGCAATAAACTCACATGACAGGCTGATTAGATAAACTGCTCGTCTTGGCTTGTGGCCCTCTGTATAATATATGTACACAAACAATGCAATGTAACCAATAAAAATCCCCCCAGATATGAGCATAGTTATTAAAATGATTTTCGCTTTAGAATTAGCCATAtctttcaatccaaaataagGACTAATTCCATTTCCACGTGGCTTGTATATCATGTTCAAACAAAGCAACATAAATGTGTATGAACATGCAGATCCAATCGACGCTGATAAAAAAGATGCATACTCTAACTGCTTTGTTGAATGTACAGTAACATTGTTGCTTTTACATTTAAACTCAGGACAACCAGCTATCCTAGCAATTTCGTAACACACTTGATACCAACAAACGATAAATAAGTAGAAGCTATATAACTGACTTAGAGATGTTAAACGTTTATTATAACCAGATGACCAAAAGAAAAAACGGAGAAGATTCGAGAGCAACTGCTTCGTGCTCCCCCATTGGTAAACTAAATAGTGCGGTCTACTTTCTCTGCAATTTCTCTGTGGGGAGGATTCTATAAGCGGCACCAGCTCATCCATCATTTACAACATGTAACCAACTGACTACAATGTTCAACACCATGCGTAAATGTTGCTTTCTGGGAAAAAAACAAATGCATTTGTAAATACATTTTAAGATGTTTAAATGCAAACCAGTTACTTTGGCTGAAGGTCTTGTCAAGGTACTGTTTTCAATTAAAAAACTCTACAGGCACAATGGTTTTCAGAGACAGTATAAAAGGATGATgctaataaaatatattttaatataacaaTTGATAATTTCTCAATGTTAATGAATTCATGTTCACTGTCCACataatttattaaaagaaagtcaTAGAAAAATTATCTGAATGCAATTTTTGTTTGGATTGTAAATTCAGGATGCAGAAAGAAATTTGACCTATTTCGGTCTACTATTCAAAGGTAAAAGACAGTGGTAGTAAAATAATACCTAAGctaaaagtaataaaattatatacattttgGTGCTTGCTAAATATTTGTTGTTCTTGTTCTATTTCTGGTTGTTTTTTGCTAAGAAATTTCACTTTAAGGTTCTAGTGCAGATGCAAAGAAAATCTGGTACGAACAGGATCAAGCAAAATCAAGTCTTAAAAATATTGGAATCTGGTAAAAATGCAGATACAATTTATTTGGATTTCGTCAAAGCTTTTGCCAAAGATGATTTGATATCCtgctaaataaaataagaagTCTTGGCATCTCTGGGAAAATGTTCAAGTGGTTGCAAAACTTCTTAGTCGATCCCACTAAACTGGTATCAGTGGACGATGAAAAATCAGTACCAGTTAATGTTCTCTTAGGTATACAACAAGGAAGTGTCTTAGGTCCACTGATTTGTCAGATGCTTATTGGTGATATTGATGAAGATATCAAACACAATAACTGAAAATGTTTTGCTGATGACAGCAAAGTCAGCCAAAGTGTTGCAAATGTCCAAGATGTCTCTGAACTACAAGGAGATCTCAACAGAATATTTGATAGGCTGAATATTCTAACATGGAAAATCACACACAAAGTGTCATTGAGGCCTCTTAATAAGACCTATGTGATTCCATTCTGATgcaccagggttcgattcctcttgacggcgattcaacatgtgcgagtgaatgttaccatagccctgggttaacccaagccatgtgagggaaattgggaaaatggcacactgtgtaggccgttggatgttgccaggagttgtatAGTAGagcgctcaaaatgagcattaaatactctaggactctctatctaagccatggcccctcctggaaataatagacagggtatatccctcgaatttgtgaggctagccatgtaaaatatgcacatctatctatcatcTGTGCGCTGTCACATAGCTAGGTAAATTCTTTCACATAGTTAAAAAATCttgtatatacataaaaaaccttaatatttatataaatttgacTAAATTAATGACTAAACTTAATAAAACAAGCAGaggctaaataaaaataaataaaactctgATCAAGAATATAAAAGCCTGAATTTAAATAGCAAAGTGCTGAACCTGAATAGCCCATATTTTCTGTAAATTTCTTGAAAACTGTGTCTTTGTTATGTGTCTCACAAACTACATCACACATATTTCTTAAACATTCGACAGAAATTACAAAATTTAATCCAGTGTAAATAGCTGCAGCAAATCAAATCAAACCTGAGGAATAATGTTAGTAGTAAGTAGCTAAAGTTTGTTTATGTGAAAAACGAAAGTTGTGGCCATACTGTCGATGGTTTTATAATGTCAagggtttaaaatttatattattgttcATTTAGCCATGGCTAAATATTCCATGGACATACTTACTATCACATATCTCACAgtattatcataattttttatatagaaaTATTGAACAAGGGCGGTTGCAACGCGAGACTAAGACAGAAATGGCAGTAATTTTAAGACTGCTGCATGTTTCGACTTTACTAGCTGCatgtttaatttcttttttaaataaacgtgTCTTAAGACTTCCCacacaaaataaagaaaacaaagtcaCCTTTATGAGCACTCACCCCCAACTTACCACCCTGAGAAACACCCTCCACCCCCTGCAAAAATTTTTAGCAACACTTTCCCTCAACAAGTAGGCTTTCCCAGCCATTAGGTCATATTTTTCATACCAATTTTGTATTTTGGAAACctgatttaaagaatttttgaaGGAAACAATTTACTGTCAAAAATAGTGATAGCTACAGTGTGGTGGTTGCTGTGATAAAAGATATATTTATGCTATGTCTATGACTTTGATTAATAATCTTGCAAAATACTATGAAGCGTTTTCACGTAATTTCCCTGTTTTAATGAAAAGCtcctaaaatttaattatatatatgtCCTTGTGAGAGTTTTACTTGTGTTTTGCTTTGTGTAGCTATATACCGGATACTTTTGATGGTAAATTACTTGTATCAATTAATAACTTATCAAAGGGTAGGGGGTGTGCTGCGTGGATAGGGGGTGTGCTGCGTTTAGCAACATAAGCTATATATTTTGTGCTTAGTTTTCCTAATATAATTTTAAGCTCTCCTTTGTTGATAGTTTGTCATTTGTAGCTGTCCTTGTTCATATTTGTGTTATAAGCTGTCCTTTCAACAGTTTGTGTCTTAAGATGTATTTGTTCACAGTTTGTGTTTTAGTTGTCTTGGTTGAATGTGCGTATTAGCTTTAAGTTGTCCTGGTGAACAGTTTTTTTAGTTATTGTCTAAGCAGCTTTTATCTCATAATCATAAAGAATAGATTGCTTGGAAACACAACAGGTCCAAATTGAAGAATATAGATGGCAGAGTTTTTGATCTACCTGCTGGTtctaaaatatacataaacgAAAGCCTGTGTTCCTACTATAAAAATATCTGGAACAAGTGCAAAAAACTATGGCAACGGAAGCAGTTAAAGTCTTTCCGCGTAAGTAATGGGACAGTTCAGATTAAAATTACTGAATTTGGAGATATTACTCCAATAACTGACATCTAAGATCTCAAAAACTTATTCAAGGAAGTAGATATTGAAATTATCAATATCTACTTAAGTAAGTGATATTTTGGTAATTGTATAAACCCGTGACACGCCCCTTTTTTCGCGCCTTTTTTTTTCGCGCCTTTTTCCAGTTTTATTGACTACCTGGTACATTTTTGCCGTTTTGAATTCCAACAAGTTCCTTCGCCTCATCATCAATAATGGCGTACTTGCTGCGACTTGTGTCTCAGTATATGAATCTTCTTGTTTGCTTTGCAATATAAATTTCTATGATCttactctttttttcttttgtcagGTCCTTTGATATATAGttcattttagtttttctatTATTGTACATTATGATCTATCCCAAGTGTATAATTATGTGGTTTAGCTAGCTTTACCACTTTGTGTTTACAACTTTCTAGAAAGTTAGTCTGTGTCTCTTAACCTAACTAAAAGACACTGGTGTTAAATTTCTAGATAGATTCTTTGTGTTATTACTCTGctcgtttgttttgttttgttgttgtttttagtttttttttagttttgtcttaatttttatattattattttatattataagcTCCTATAACCTATAAATGCCACAGTACCCTTGTGGTATTTGTGGCAATTCTGTAAGTTCTAATCACAAAGCTGTACAATGTGATTATTGTAACAAATGGATCCATAATCGTTGTAATGGCCTTGCTAATAGTGATTATATCTCCCTACAAAATTCCACTGATtgttgtgtttatatatatatattcttgaaTCAAAATTCATTGTTTATGTTAGTCCGTAAAATGTAACTTGTCATGTGTAGTGTTACCATTTATCGTTATGCCTTGTTTATTCATTTCTTTACTCACTTGTCCAGTCCCGTGTCTCATTGTCTCGTACGTCCCACTTGTATTGTATCATTATGTTTCATCTTAGCTATACGTATTGTTTAATTGTTAATTGTTACTTGATCGTGTCATTAGGGATTT encodes:
- the LOC130614612 gene encoding uncharacterized protein LOC130614612, which gives rise to MMDELVPLIESSPQRNCRESRPHYLVYQWGSTKQLLSNLLRFFFWSSGYNKRLTSLSQLYSFYLFIVCWYQVCYEIARIAGCPEFKCKSNNVTVHSTKQLEYASFLSASIGSACSYTFMLLCLNMIYKPRGNGISPYFGLKDMANSKAKIILITMLISGGIFIGYIALFVYIYYTEGHKPRRAVYLISLSCEFIAEWVAIVSLYAFSCSSFAVGAFAADTLRRIKTLTGETIDDVIKIHKELRLIVKETTDAYSTWFLLHWLIFGITVIIGFVVVALHKFGHDEVIKKTYFGTYFALHVFLFIYPCACAAYITSTCASISAKINNTTSEDWKEGHIFKDRRQLQMFVSYCSASPVCFKIGRITFTSTLAWFSFFFGGTGLLFHFF